A genome region from Micromonospora peucetia includes the following:
- a CDS encoding FxsB family cyclophane-forming radical SAM/SPASM peptide maturase, translating to MSRPSTRRSEPAGPGRQPTGRVAPLTQYVLKLVSRCDLACDHCYVYEHPDQSWRRQPRMMAPATVQAVAERIAEHAAAHRLDVVRVVLHGGEPLLAGVARLDATAATLRRVIDPVARLDLRMQSNGVLLTPATCDVLVAHDVKVGISLDGDRAANDRHRRHANGASSHHQVLRALALLRSPAYRTSYAGILCTVDLANDPIRVYDALLAEEPPHVDFLLPHANWDSPPARPAGLATPYADWLLAVHRRWLADGRPVPIRLLESLLSTASGRGSRSEAVGLGPADLVVVETDGTFEQVDSLKSAFDGAAATGLDVFRHRVDDAAAHPAIAVRQTGLAGLCATCRACPVVGHCGGGLYAHRHRAGNGFDNPSVYCADLLKLVRVVTTAPAADEPARPADSLSPHVLDDLATGPGTAGSAEQLADVHLALVRALLVALSERAVGDPVAADGWRLLVHLDDTHPDAVRAVLAHPFVRRWARRCRNGAAELSYLACVAAAAAVRARVRADLPVPVRDGVISLPTLGALAVGAERGVVRLVTDDGEVRLAGRRVIADADGNRDPAREDGPDGWLPVRPVRIGGGRLLLEDTDPHRDCYDLPVEPRLSGTAALRWTRQVEQAVRRIDAEAIGYAAGVRALLRAVVPLRSEPTGRLRSAAAGTAFGAVAVTAVPDDAALAVLLVHEVQHLKLSAVLDVCDLFDRDDTRTLGVPWRDDPRPVGGVLHGVYARLGVADVWRHRPGPAAAGHFRRYRDWTDGALDALLDLGALTAAGERFVRGMRATVDGWQ from the coding sequence ATGTCGCGGCCTTCAACTCGGCGATCTGAGCCGGCCGGGCCTGGCCGGCAGCCGACCGGCCGGGTCGCCCCGCTGACACAGTACGTGCTCAAGCTGGTCAGCCGCTGCGACCTCGCCTGCGACCACTGCTACGTCTACGAACACCCCGACCAGTCCTGGCGGCGCCAGCCCCGGATGATGGCCCCCGCCACCGTGCAGGCCGTCGCGGAACGGATCGCGGAGCACGCGGCGGCCCACCGGCTCGACGTCGTACGGGTGGTGCTGCACGGCGGTGAGCCTCTGCTCGCCGGCGTCGCCCGGCTCGACGCCACCGCCGCCACCCTGCGGCGCGTCATCGACCCGGTGGCCCGGCTCGACCTGCGGATGCAGTCCAACGGTGTGCTGCTCACCCCGGCGACGTGCGACGTGCTGGTCGCCCACGACGTCAAGGTGGGGATCTCGCTCGACGGCGACCGGGCCGCCAACGACCGGCACCGCCGCCACGCCAACGGGGCGAGCAGCCACCACCAGGTGCTGCGGGCGCTGGCGCTGCTGCGCAGCCCCGCCTACCGCACCAGTTACGCGGGCATCCTCTGCACCGTCGACCTCGCCAACGACCCGATCCGGGTGTACGACGCGCTGCTGGCCGAGGAGCCGCCGCACGTCGACTTCCTGCTGCCGCACGCCAACTGGGACAGCCCGCCGGCCCGGCCCGCCGGCCTCGCCACGCCGTACGCCGACTGGCTGCTGGCCGTCCACCGACGCTGGCTGGCGGACGGGCGCCCGGTGCCGATCCGCCTGCTGGAGTCCCTGCTCTCCACCGCGTCCGGGCGCGGCAGCCGCAGCGAGGCGGTCGGGCTCGGCCCGGCCGACCTGGTCGTCGTCGAGACCGACGGCACCTTCGAACAGGTCGACTCGCTCAAGTCCGCCTTCGATGGCGCTGCCGCCACCGGCCTGGACGTCTTCCGGCACCGGGTGGACGACGCCGCGGCGCATCCGGCGATCGCGGTACGGCAGACCGGTCTTGCCGGCCTCTGCGCGACCTGCCGTGCGTGTCCCGTGGTCGGGCACTGCGGCGGCGGGCTCTACGCCCACCGGCACCGCGCCGGCAACGGCTTCGACAACCCGTCCGTCTACTGCGCCGATCTGCTCAAGCTCGTCCGGGTGGTGACGACGGCCCCCGCCGCCGACGAGCCCGCCCGCCCGGCCGATTCGCTCAGCCCTCACGTCCTCGACGACCTCGCCACCGGCCCGGGCACGGCGGGCTCGGCGGAGCAACTCGCCGACGTCCACCTGGCGTTGGTGCGTGCCCTGCTGGTCGCGCTCAGCGAGCGGGCCGTGGGCGACCCGGTCGCGGCCGACGGGTGGCGGCTGCTGGTGCACCTGGACGACACGCACCCCGACGCCGTCCGCGCCGTGCTGGCCCACCCGTTCGTGCGCCGCTGGGCCCGGCGGTGCCGGAACGGGGCGGCCGAACTGTCCTACCTGGCGTGCGTGGCGGCTGCCGCCGCCGTCCGCGCCCGGGTCCGGGCCGACCTGCCCGTACCGGTGCGCGACGGGGTGATCAGCCTGCCGACGCTCGGCGCGCTCGCCGTCGGCGCCGAGCGGGGCGTCGTCCGGCTCGTCACCGACGACGGGGAGGTCCGGCTCGCCGGCCGGCGGGTGATCGCCGACGCCGACGGGAATCGCGACCCGGCCCGGGAGGACGGGCCGGACGGCTGGCTGCCGGTGCGTCCGGTCCGGATCGGCGGGGGGCGGCTGCTGCTGGAGGACACCGATCCGCACCGGGACTGCTACGACCTGCCGGTCGAACCGCGGCTGTCCGGCACGGCCGCCCTCCGGTGGACGCGGCAGGTGGAGCAGGCGGTGCGACGGATCGACGCCGAGGCCATCGGCTACGCGGCGGGGGTCCGCGCCCTGCTGCGGGCCGTCGTGCCGCTGCGCTCGGAGCCGACCGGCCGGTTGCGCAGCGCCGCCGCCGGCACCGCCTTCGGCGCGGTGGCCGTCACCGCCGTACCCGACGACGCCGCCCTCGCCGTGCTGCTGGTGCACGAGGTGCAGCACCTCAAGCTCAGCGCGGTGCTGGACGTCTGCGACCTGTTCGACCGCGACGACACCCGGACGCTGGGCGTGCCGTGGCGGGACGACCCCCGCCCGGTGGGGGGCGTGCTGCACGGTGTGTACGCCCGCCTGGGGGTCGCCGACGTGTGGCGGCACCGCCCCGGCCCGGCCGCCGCCGGCCACTTCCGTCGCTACCGGGACTGGACCGACGGGGCCCTCGACGCCCTGCTCGACCTCGGTGCCCTGACCGCCGCCGGCGAGCGGTTCGTGCGGGGGATGCGCGCCACGGTGGACGGGTGGCAGTGA
- a CDS encoding DUF4231 domain-containing protein, whose amino-acid sequence MADFDIPSAVATVWQRQAAWSRASGEAKRMITRARLTAAALTVGAAVCGTLANQLGRAHPGTGRALAIVAAAALLLVPLAARWASRDAVHAWTRLRSVSEALKADTYRYLAGVAPFSGTDRNAVLLSRFDALMDDAGDLVGRTLDASAAARPLPAVSDVTTYVTERVQRQIDGYYLPAARRMARAASRLRYAATGLTVAAALVSATVGVLGDNFGFTAWIGVAAAVTTALVGYGSAQQYEHHQIEYARTADQLARLRTAREAGLGWADDGTFVAEAERIISLSNEGWMAKMIEQDGAAQP is encoded by the coding sequence GTGGCGGACTTCGATATCCCCTCAGCGGTCGCGACGGTCTGGCAGCGGCAGGCGGCCTGGTCGCGAGCGTCCGGCGAGGCCAAGCGCATGATCACCCGGGCACGCCTGACCGCTGCCGCGCTCACCGTGGGCGCCGCCGTCTGCGGCACGCTCGCCAACCAGCTCGGACGGGCCCACCCCGGCACGGGCCGGGCGCTCGCGATCGTCGCGGCGGCGGCGCTGCTCCTGGTGCCGCTGGCGGCCCGGTGGGCCTCCCGGGACGCGGTGCACGCGTGGACCCGGCTCCGCTCGGTCTCCGAGGCACTGAAGGCGGACACCTACCGCTACCTCGCCGGGGTCGCCCCGTTCAGCGGCACGGACCGGAACGCCGTCCTGCTCAGCCGGTTCGACGCGCTCATGGACGACGCCGGCGACCTGGTCGGCCGCACCCTGGACGCGTCGGCGGCGGCCCGACCGCTGCCGGCCGTCTCCGACGTCACGACGTACGTGACGGAACGGGTGCAGCGGCAGATCGACGGCTACTACCTGCCGGCGGCCCGCCGGATGGCCCGCGCCGCGAGCCGGCTCCGGTATGCGGCAACGGGGCTCACGGTCGCCGCCGCCCTGGTCTCCGCGACCGTCGGGGTGCTCGGCGACAACTTCGGGTTCACCGCCTGGATCGGTGTCGCGGCGGCCGTGACCACGGCACTGGTGGGCTACGGCTCCGCCCAGCAGTACGAGCACCACCAGATCGAGTACGCCCGCACCGCCGATCAGCTGGCCCGGCTGCGGACGGCCCGGGAGGCGGGGCTGGGCTGGGCCGACGACGGCACCTTCGTCGCCGAGGCGGAGCGGATCATCTCGCTGTCCAACGAGGGGTGGATGGCAAAGATGATCGAGCAGGATGGCGCAGCGCAGCCGTGA